The Deltaproteobacteria bacterium genome contains a region encoding:
- a CDS encoding histidine phosphatase family protein translates to MASTSLEERERRGRANLPLELVLVRHAEPDWDWARDTSGDPPLTALGRRQAADVAAHLTTMPLNALYCSPLARARETAAIIGAAQQLDATVVAGLAEIRVPMLSSASQAEVDAYFAAAARRSLREHWDGFPGGEPFREFHARVTAAFESVLAHYNVRPQHADEFAVWHSPARAQTLRVGVVAHGGTNGVLLTHMLGIASVPWEWIRFETPLAAYSVIGLRAINDQGYVWSLQQFGRRADDRESDS, encoded by the coding sequence ATGGCGAGCACAAGTTTGGAAGAGCGAGAGCGGCGCGGGCGCGCCAATCTCCCACTCGAGCTAGTGCTCGTGCGCCACGCCGAGCCCGATTGGGATTGGGCACGGGACACCAGCGGCGATCCGCCGCTCACCGCGCTAGGTCGCCGGCAAGCCGCGGATGTGGCCGCGCACCTCACCACGATGCCGCTCAATGCCTTGTACTGCAGTCCGCTGGCGCGGGCCCGCGAGACGGCGGCAATCATCGGCGCCGCACAGCAGCTCGACGCCACTGTGGTCGCAGGGCTCGCTGAGATTCGCGTCCCCATGTTGTCATCGGCGTCGCAAGCCGAAGTGGACGCCTACTTCGCCGCCGCGGCGCGGCGCTCGCTGCGTGAGCACTGGGACGGCTTTCCCGGCGGCGAGCCGTTCCGCGAGTTTCACGCGCGCGTCACCGCCGCCTTCGAGTCGGTCCTGGCGCACTACAACGTGCGGCCGCAGCACGCCGACGAGTTCGCGGTGTGGCACTCCCCCGCGCGGGCGCAAACGTTGCGCGTCGGCGTGGTCGCGCACGGCGGCACCAACGGCGTGTTGCTCACCCACATGCTCGGTATCGCGTCGGTGCCCTGGGAGTGGATTCGCTTCGAAACCCCGCTGGCCGCATACAGTGTGATCGGGCTGCGCGCCATCAACGATCAAGGATACGTGTGGTCACTGCAGCAGTTCGGTCGCCGCGCCGACGATCGCGAGTCCGATTCGTGA
- a CDS encoding slipin family protein → MIGPFATVVVVVAGLVLSGIKILKEYERGVIFRLGRLVDHRGPGIIYVLPVIERMQRVDLRTITMDVPPQDVITKDNVSVKVSAVLYFRVVDPNRAVVEVVDYLFATSQLAQTTLRSVCGQAELDELLAERDKLNARIQEILDQQADPWGIKVVTVEVKHIDLPQEMQRAMARQAETERERRAKVINAEGEFQAAQKLADASHIISQHPVALQLRFLQTLTEVASENNSTTIFPVPVDLFAPFFALNEKKT, encoded by the coding sequence ATGATCGGTCCGTTCGCGACAGTTGTGGTGGTGGTTGCCGGCTTGGTGCTCAGCGGCATCAAGATTCTCAAAGAGTACGAGCGCGGAGTGATCTTTCGGCTGGGGCGCTTGGTCGACCATCGTGGCCCCGGCATCATCTACGTGCTGCCGGTGATCGAGCGCATGCAACGGGTCGATCTGCGGACCATCACGATGGACGTCCCGCCGCAGGATGTCATCACCAAGGACAACGTGTCGGTGAAAGTCAGCGCCGTGCTCTACTTTCGTGTCGTCGATCCCAACCGCGCGGTGGTCGAAGTCGTCGACTACTTGTTCGCCACCTCGCAGCTGGCGCAGACGACGCTGCGCAGCGTCTGCGGCCAGGCCGAACTGGACGAGTTGCTGGCCGAGCGCGACAAGCTCAACGCGCGGATCCAAGAGATCCTCGATCAACAGGCCGACCCGTGGGGCATCAAGGTCGTCACGGTCGAGGTGAAGCACATCGATCTGCCTCAGGAGATGCAGCGCGCCATGGCTCGCCAAGCCGAAACCGAACGCGAGCGCCGCGCCAAGGTCATCAACGCCGAAGGTGAGTTCCAAGCCGCGCAAAAACTCGCCGATGCCTCACACATCATCAGCCAGCATCCGGTGGCGCTGCAACTGCGCTTCCTGCAAACGCTCACCGAAGTGGCGTCGGAGAACAATTCGACGACGATCTTCCCGGTCCCGGTCGATTTGTTCGCGCCGTTCTTCGCGCTGAATGAGAAGAAGACCTAA
- a CDS encoding M20/M25/M40 family metallo-hydrolase, giving the protein MQTRWFVLTMLFLTARPAAAEPDWDALTNEAAQLLSRYVQIDTTNPPGNELPAARLLEQTLTQHGVGSTLYPSADNRANLLARLPGSGRAEPLVLLHHMDVVPVEVANWSFPPFSGEIRDGFVYGRGSIDDKSHGVVQLFALLARHQEQRPCTRDLVFLAVADEEVGGEAGARFMVERHPDLVRAAAVWNEGGASVEGILADHPVNSIATTEKNSLWLTLDATGEGGHGSAPTPDGAINVLIAALARIAAWETPIHLVPSVRDGFDRLGGAMFLGGGFLLRNLDSPVIGSLARGRITKNRVTNGLVRNTIALTGLRAGVKHNVIPRAAEADIDVRLLPDQSPEEFLAELQRVIDDPRVTIRPLRELPELQPPSPPDTPFFAAVEQSLAKRLPASVTVPGMLTGGSDCKAFRAVGIPCYGYQPLLGNTDMIARIHGVDERLSLDNLRLGIQVTYDVLTTLCEP; this is encoded by the coding sequence ATGCAGACACGATGGTTCGTGCTGACGATGCTCTTTCTCACGGCGAGGCCGGCGGCGGCCGAGCCCGACTGGGACGCGTTGACCAACGAGGCGGCCCAGCTGCTCTCCCGCTACGTGCAAATCGACACCACCAATCCGCCAGGCAATGAGCTGCCGGCGGCGCGTCTGCTCGAACAAACTCTGACACAGCACGGCGTGGGGTCGACGCTCTACCCGAGCGCCGACAATCGCGCCAATCTGCTCGCACGCCTTCCTGGTAGCGGACGGGCCGAACCGCTCGTGCTGCTGCATCACATGGACGTCGTGCCGGTGGAGGTGGCGAACTGGTCGTTCCCGCCGTTCAGCGGCGAGATTCGCGACGGCTTCGTCTATGGGCGAGGGAGCATCGACGACAAGAGCCACGGGGTCGTGCAACTCTTCGCGCTGCTTGCCCGCCATCAGGAACAGCGGCCGTGCACCCGCGATCTGGTGTTCCTGGCTGTGGCGGACGAAGAGGTGGGTGGAGAAGCCGGTGCGCGCTTCATGGTCGAGCGGCACCCCGATCTGGTACGCGCCGCGGCCGTGTGGAACGAAGGTGGCGCCAGTGTCGAAGGGATTCTCGCGGATCATCCCGTCAATTCGATTGCGACCACGGAGAAGAATTCGCTGTGGCTAACACTCGACGCGACCGGTGAAGGTGGCCACGGTTCCGCTCCCACGCCCGATGGGGCGATCAATGTGTTGATTGCCGCGCTGGCGCGGATTGCGGCATGGGAGACGCCGATTCACCTGGTGCCGTCGGTTCGCGACGGGTTCGATCGGCTCGGCGGAGCGATGTTTCTCGGCGGCGGGTTTCTGCTCCGCAATCTCGATTCTCCGGTGATCGGCAGCCTGGCGCGCGGACGCATCACCAAGAACCGCGTCACCAACGGCTTGGTGCGCAACACGATTGCGCTCACCGGCCTGCGTGCCGGCGTGAAACACAACGTCATCCCGCGCGCGGCGGAGGCCGACATCGACGTGCGCTTGCTGCCCGATCAGTCGCCCGAGGAGTTCCTCGCGGAGTTGCAGCGCGTGATCGACGATCCGCGCGTAACCATTCGCCCGCTGCGCGAGTTGCCCGAGTTGCAGCCTCCGAGCCCACCCGACACGCCGTTCTTCGCCGCCGTCGAGCAATCGTTGGCCAAACGTTTACCCGCCAGTGTGACCGTGCCGGGGATGCTCACCGGCGGTAGTGACTGCAAAGCGTTCCGCGCCGTCGGCATCCCGTGCTACGGCTACCAACCGCTGCTGGGCAACACCGACATGATCGCCCGGATCCACGGCGTCGACGAACGGCTCAGCCTCGACAATCTCCGACTCGGCATTCAGGTTACGTACGACGTGCTGACGACGCTCTGCGAGCCGTGA
- a CDS encoding SDR family NAD(P)-dependent oxidoreductase, giving the protein MSRDTALVTGGNSGIGFECARQLAREGWHVVVASRNREASVEAVRRINAESGDGAAFEMGLDLGSLASVRQFAHAIEAQNVPLRALVCNAGLQMHTGPQLSTDGYELTFAVNHLGHFLLTNLLLARLLRNQSGRIVIVASGVHDPKLRTGMPKAAVAEFDTLAVTGGPRAGEFDGRLAYVNSKLCNLWFTYELVRRIAAAGLSNAEHRLTVNAFDPGLVPGSGLARDYPPALRFIWDRILPGVARLLSPLVSTINPAPKSGAALAKLVLDPALERTSGKYFPSHARWHDAPSSDASYDLDRARALWDESVKMTRLAPEDSPLIRKE; this is encoded by the coding sequence ATGAGTCGTGACACCGCTCTCGTAACTGGAGGGAACTCAGGCATCGGCTTCGAGTGTGCGCGGCAGCTTGCCCGTGAAGGGTGGCACGTCGTCGTCGCGAGTCGAAACCGCGAAGCGTCGGTCGAGGCGGTACGGCGGATCAATGCCGAAAGTGGCGACGGCGCCGCGTTCGAGATGGGCCTCGACCTCGGTTCGCTCGCGTCCGTGCGCCAATTCGCTCATGCGATCGAGGCACAGAACGTCCCGCTGCGGGCGCTGGTCTGCAACGCAGGTCTGCAGATGCACACCGGGCCGCAGCTCTCGACCGACGGATATGAACTCACATTCGCCGTCAATCATCTCGGGCACTTCTTGCTTACCAATCTGCTCCTCGCTCGCCTGCTGCGGAATCAGTCTGGGCGCATCGTGATCGTTGCGTCCGGCGTGCATGATCCAAAGCTCAGAACCGGCATGCCGAAGGCTGCGGTCGCAGAGTTCGACACGCTCGCTGTCACCGGCGGCCCGCGTGCGGGCGAATTCGATGGCCGCCTCGCATACGTGAACAGCAAACTCTGCAACCTGTGGTTCACTTACGAACTCGTCCGACGGATCGCGGCCGCCGGTTTGTCGAATGCGGAGCACCGGCTCACCGTCAACGCCTTCGACCCCGGCCTGGTGCCGGGCTCCGGTCTGGCGCGCGACTACCCGCCCGCTCTGCGCTTCATCTGGGATCGGATTCTGCCCGGCGTGGCGCGTCTGCTCTCGCCGCTGGTCTCCACCATCAACCCGGCGCCGAAATCCGGCGCAGCGCTCGCGAAGCTGGTGCTTGACCCGGCGCTCGAACGGACGTCGGGAAAGTATTTCCCGTCGCACGCACGCTGGCACGACGCGCCGTCGTCAGATGCGTCGTACGACCTCGATCGTGCGCGCGCGCTCTGGGACGAGAGCGTCAAGATGACGCGGCTGGCGCCAGAGGATTCACCACTCATCCGAAAAGAGTGA
- a CDS encoding type IIA DNA topoisomerase subunit B yields MKQKYTAKDITVLEGLEPVRKRPGMYIGGTDVTGLHHLLWELVDNAVDEAMNGHCDKIVVTLHKDGKTMTVSDNGRGIPVDMHPKYKRSALELILTTLHAGGKFENQNYFHSGGLHGVGASVVTALASPLVANVKRDGYHWEQTFAAGKATGKMKRGAPARGSGTSITFTPDASIFPKTTFSPALIRERLEARSYLHRGLTLEFDNHVDKQSETFRHERGIAEYIEKLIADGGHKQVAEPFDVERKDGFVIECAVAWTEATEERILSFVNGIPTSSGGTHENGLRNGLTKAVRNYLAVQNLTPKGLTIAAEDVREGVVAVLSIYIQEPQFQGQTKERLNNSEVTAPIDNLIRTALENHLLQNRTPANAIASRVILAARARSASRAAVESVQRKTAISHRLNLPGKLADCSSTDPAESELFIVEGDSAGGSAKQGRAREFQAILPLRGKVLNTEQASTSKVLNNKELSDLVSALGCGAGKSFDRSKLRYHKICLLMDADSDGHHICTLLLTFFYRHMPELIRGGFVFIAQPPLYRIDIGKETKWALDDAERDRVLAAANGKSATVQRFKGLGEMNPSTLKETTLDPARRALLRVGIADDAATEQTIQTLMGKEVEPRFRFIMERAPKVDTLDV; encoded by the coding sequence ATGAAGCAGAAGTACACCGCAAAAGACATCACAGTTCTCGAAGGCCTCGAACCGGTGCGCAAGCGGCCGGGGATGTATATCGGCGGCACCGACGTCACCGGGCTGCATCATTTGCTCTGGGAGCTGGTCGACAACGCCGTCGACGAGGCGATGAACGGGCACTGCGACAAGATCGTCGTCACGTTGCACAAAGACGGTAAGACGATGACCGTCAGCGACAACGGCCGCGGCATCCCGGTCGACATGCATCCGAAGTACAAACGCTCGGCGTTGGAGCTGATCCTCACCACGTTGCACGCCGGGGGCAAGTTCGAGAACCAGAACTACTTCCACTCGGGCGGCTTGCACGGCGTCGGCGCGTCGGTGGTGACCGCCCTCGCCTCTCCGCTCGTCGCCAACGTCAAGCGTGACGGCTATCACTGGGAGCAGACCTTTGCCGCCGGCAAGGCGACCGGCAAGATGAAGCGTGGCGCCCCCGCACGCGGGAGTGGCACCAGCATCACGTTCACGCCCGACGCATCGATCTTTCCCAAGACGACATTCAGTCCTGCACTGATTCGCGAACGCCTCGAAGCCCGCTCGTATCTGCACCGTGGCCTCACGCTGGAGTTCGACAACCACGTCGACAAGCAGAGCGAGACCTTTCGCCACGAGCGCGGCATCGCCGAGTACATCGAGAAGCTGATCGCCGATGGCGGCCACAAACAAGTCGCGGAGCCGTTCGACGTCGAGCGCAAAGACGGCTTCGTCATCGAGTGTGCGGTGGCGTGGACCGAAGCGACCGAGGAGCGCATCCTCTCTTTCGTCAATGGCATCCCGACCTCCTCAGGCGGTACGCACGAGAACGGGTTGAGAAACGGATTGACCAAAGCCGTCCGCAACTATCTCGCGGTGCAGAACCTGACGCCCAAGGGGTTGACCATCGCCGCTGAGGACGTGCGCGAGGGCGTGGTCGCGGTGCTCTCAATCTACATTCAGGAACCGCAGTTTCAGGGACAAACCAAGGAGCGGCTCAACAACTCCGAGGTGACGGCGCCGATCGACAATCTCATCCGCACTGCCCTCGAAAATCATCTGCTGCAGAACCGAACGCCCGCCAACGCGATCGCCTCGCGCGTTATCCTCGCGGCCCGCGCGCGCAGCGCTTCACGCGCGGCGGTGGAGAGCGTGCAGCGCAAGACCGCGATCTCGCACCGACTCAACTTGCCCGGCAAACTCGCCGACTGCAGCTCGACCGATCCGGCTGAGAGCGAACTGTTCATCGTCGAGGGCGACTCCGCCGGCGGCTCCGCCAAGCAAGGTCGCGCCCGTGAGTTCCAAGCCATCCTGCCGCTTCGCGGCAAGGTGCTCAACACCGAGCAAGCCTCCACCAGCAAGGTGCTCAACAACAAGGAGTTGAGCGACTTGGTCTCCGCCCTCGGCTGCGGCGCGGGCAAAAGCTTCGACCGGTCGAAGCTGCGCTACCACAAGATCTGCCTGTTGATGGACGCCGACTCGGACGGTCATCACATTTGCACCTTGCTGCTCACCTTCTTCTACCGCCATATGCCGGAGCTGATTCGCGGTGGCTTCGTCTTCATCGCCCAGCCGCCGCTCTATCGCATCGACATCGGCAAGGAGACCAAGTGGGCGCTCGACGACGCGGAGCGCGACCGCGTTCTCGCAGCCGCGAACGGCAAGTCGGCCACCGTCCAACGCTTCAAGGGCTTGGGTGAGATGAACCCGTCGACGCTGAAAGAGACCACGCTCGATCCGGCGCGGCGCGCGCTCCTGCGCGTTGGCATCGCCGATGACGCGGCCACCGAGCAGACGATTCAGACGCTGATGGGGAAGGAGGTCGAGCCGCGTTTCCGCTTCATCATGGAACGGGCCCCGAAAGTGGACACCCTCGACGTGTAG
- a CDS encoding glycosyltransferase family 39 protein: MSLNQALDRFAGVLDRRPLVVALSLFIVAASAYGFRLGLPDIYGDDEALDAGVVWEMAENDHWLLPFFNDEMVPEKPPLFFWLAAGVARIGGVSETTVRLPSVVAAALTVMTVFLAGRRLVGAGPAFLAALIVLTAPMMVARARVGRADMVLVACATGAFFAAAISLAPNAARRHRNAFWLLAALAVLAKAGAGLGVVACGTVALLLGARKGPLRLATPEGIIGFVVLAFSWHVFATLALGQSFVSVNLLQQNLNHLVGGIDGPPVKRGIEHLLKPTINLIGGVMPWSILGLVAVRGWRTAWSTNGKLGLIWAGAGLAFFSAAASRHSYYVAPLVPPLALFLGTLLWNEKSAQPRAPVVRIALVSLSIAVIVAIVGVVLLRAWSAADWVGMSVSDHTRAAMLWEWWSRRSALAVVLLAVLAAASIFSVRMTWRRQAAWAVAVCLLAAAGIQAITEAALGSESTAHLSLKSFAGEVARVDGPVYFYGPVIRQIVYHARRHIHHASLAELSARSSFYLIATESELLELRTRLVQPVAELAAGDGIVNNSDVAHVVLLRVDR, encoded by the coding sequence ATGTCTCTCAATCAAGCGTTAGACCGATTCGCCGGCGTTCTCGATCGCCGACCCCTCGTCGTCGCGCTGAGCTTGTTCATCGTCGCCGCGTCGGCGTATGGCTTTCGGCTGGGGTTGCCCGACATCTATGGAGATGACGAAGCCTTGGACGCGGGCGTGGTGTGGGAAATGGCGGAGAACGATCATTGGCTCCTGCCGTTTTTCAACGACGAGATGGTCCCGGAAAAACCTCCGCTGTTTTTCTGGCTCGCCGCCGGCGTCGCCCGCATCGGCGGCGTGAGCGAGACCACGGTTCGCCTGCCCTCGGTTGTGGCGGCCGCATTGACGGTGATGACGGTTTTCCTGGCCGGCCGGCGGTTGGTGGGGGCCGGGCCTGCGTTCCTCGCCGCGCTCATCGTGCTCACCGCGCCGATGATGGTGGCGCGGGCGCGCGTCGGCCGCGCCGACATGGTCCTCGTCGCCTGCGCGACCGGCGCTTTCTTTGCGGCCGCAATCAGCCTCGCGCCCAACGCGGCGCGCCGGCATCGCAACGCGTTCTGGCTGTTGGCCGCGCTCGCGGTGCTGGCGAAGGCGGGCGCGGGGCTTGGCGTTGTGGCGTGTGGAACAGTGGCGCTGCTACTCGGCGCTCGCAAAGGCCCGCTGCGACTCGCGACGCCGGAAGGCATCATCGGCTTCGTCGTCCTCGCCTTCAGTTGGCACGTGTTTGCGACTCTGGCGCTCGGTCAGAGTTTTGTTTCGGTGAACCTCTTGCAGCAGAACCTCAACCATCTGGTCGGCGGAATAGATGGCCCGCCGGTGAAGCGGGGGATCGAGCATCTGCTGAAGCCAACGATCAATCTGATCGGCGGTGTGATGCCGTGGTCGATATTGGGACTGGTCGCCGTTCGCGGCTGGCGAACGGCATGGAGCACCAACGGCAAGCTCGGCCTGATCTGGGCGGGCGCGGGGCTGGCCTTCTTCTCCGCGGCCGCGAGTCGGCATTCGTACTACGTCGCACCACTCGTTCCTCCGCTTGCCCTGTTTCTTGGAACTCTGCTGTGGAACGAAAAGAGCGCGCAACCGCGCGCACCAGTGGTTCGGATCGCGCTGGTCTCGCTGAGCATCGCGGTGATCGTCGCCATCGTCGGCGTGGTGCTGCTGCGCGCATGGTCGGCAGCCGATTGGGTCGGGATGTCGGTTTCGGATCACACGAGGGCCGCCATGCTGTGGGAGTGGTGGTCGCGTCGGTCGGCGCTGGCGGTGGTGCTGCTCGCCGTTTTGGCGGCGGCCTCCATCTTTTCGGTTAGGATGACTTGGCGACGGCAAGCCGCGTGGGCGGTTGCGGTCTGTTTGCTCGCCGCAGCCGGCATCCAGGCGATCACCGAAGCGGCCCTGGGAAGCGAAAGCACCGCGCACTTGTCGCTGAAATCATTTGCCGGCGAAGTCGCGCGGGTCGATGGCCCGGTATACTTCTACGGGCCAGTGATTCGGCAGATCGTCTACCACGCGCGACGGCACATCCATCACGCGTCGCTCGCTGAGCTGTCGGCTCGGTCCTCTTTCTACCTCATCGCGACCGAGTCAGAGTTGCTGGAGTTGCGCACGCGCTTGGTTCAACCGGTCGCAGAACTCGCCGCGGGCGACGGCATCGTCAACAACTCCGACGTGGCCCATGTGGTCCTTCTTCGAGTCGACCGATAG
- the lysA gene encoding diaminopimelate decarboxylase, with amino-acid sequence MPESFCESVDLQAIAQRVGTPFFITSADVLRRRIADVQRLTDHPHLQARYAMKACSTRRVLEEISTQGLWIDAVSGNEVLRARAAGFRMGTQPPTVLFTADVFRDNALAVVVEHRILPNIGSPAMIDELQSAGYRGPIGVRLNPGFGHGHVSAVDTGGPSSKHGIWHDDADGVRRAAEQAGNPIVLLHAHVGSGPTIDEFTANMAKLAHFFVERVGDYPALEAVGLGGGLPHPYHPDVPPLDLNPLARGLRDAQARVSAAAGRPLRLEIEPGRYVVAPSTALVARVTDVKSTRPNDKGPGHTFAMVDAGFVDLIRPAMYGSYHHITIHGAESKAPRPPVVVAGPLCESGDVFTRGADELLQPRDLPPPKRGDLLILHDAGAYGVAMSSNYVSIGRAPQVWLEDGQPYLMSRRETVEEITRRECFERL; translated from the coding sequence ATGCCGGAATCGTTTTGCGAGAGTGTCGATCTGCAGGCGATTGCGCAGCGGGTTGGTACACCGTTCTTTATCACCAGCGCCGACGTGTTGCGGCGGCGGATTGCGGACGTGCAGCGGCTGACAGATCATCCGCACCTGCAGGCGCGCTACGCCATGAAAGCGTGTTCGACGCGGCGCGTGCTCGAAGAGATCTCCACGCAAGGCCTGTGGATCGATGCGGTGTCAGGCAACGAAGTGTTGCGCGCCCGCGCGGCGGGCTTCCGGATGGGCACGCAGCCGCCCACCGTCCTCTTCACCGCCGATGTGTTCCGCGACAATGCCCTCGCGGTCGTCGTCGAGCACCGCATCCTCCCCAACATCGGCTCGCCAGCGATGATCGACGAACTTCAGAGCGCGGGATATCGGGGCCCGATTGGCGTGCGCCTCAATCCCGGCTTTGGCCACGGGCACGTGAGCGCGGTCGACACTGGCGGTCCGAGCTCGAAGCACGGCATTTGGCACGACGATGCCGATGGCGTTCGCCGCGCCGCGGAGCAGGCCGGCAATCCGATTGTACTGTTGCACGCGCATGTCGGTAGTGGACCGACGATCGACGAGTTCACCGCCAACATGGCCAAGCTGGCGCACTTCTTCGTCGAGCGGGTCGGCGACTATCCGGCGCTCGAAGCGGTGGGCCTCGGCGGTGGGTTGCCGCATCCGTATCACCCGGACGTGCCGCCGCTCGATCTCAATCCGCTCGCGCGCGGTCTGCGCGACGCGCAGGCGCGCGTGAGCGCGGCCGCCGGACGGCCGTTGCGGTTGGAGATCGAGCCCGGTCGCTACGTCGTGGCGCCGAGCACCGCGTTGGTGGCACGCGTCACCGACGTGAAGTCAACGCGTCCGAACGACAAGGGTCCTGGCCACACCTTCGCGATGGTCGACGCCGGGTTCGTCGATCTGATTCGTCCGGCGATGTACGGCTCGTATCATCACATCACCATTCACGGCGCCGAATCGAAGGCGCCGCGCCCGCCGGTCGTGGTGGCGGGGCCGCTGTGCGAATCGGGCGACGTGTTCACCCGTGGTGCCGACGAACTGCTCCAACCGCGCGATCTGCCGCCGCCGAAGCGGGGCGATCTTTTGATTCTGCACGATGCCGGTGCGTACGGCGTGGCGATGAGTTCGAACTACGTCTCCATCGGTCGCGCCCCGCAAGTCTGGCTAGAGGATGGGCAACCCTATCTGATGTCGCGCCGCGAGACAGTGGAAGAGATCACGCGTCGCGAGTGCTTCGAGCGGTTGTAG
- a CDS encoding nodulation protein NfeD, with the protein MKIHTRVLARVALLLVLLSATAGAAEHHVNLIEIDAGINPATADFIREAIDEAHRDGAQALIIQLDTPGGLLDSSKAIVKDLLGSPVPVIVYVAPSGAGATSAGVFVTMAANLAAMAPGTNIGAAHPVGGQGEDIAGDMREKAENFTASLSKSIAQQRGRNVEWAEKAVRESVSITAQEALKLGVIDLVAIDIPDLLRQADGREVDANNTKLKLALADATVARKQMRLKQTLLNIIANPNVAYLLMMAGLLGLYVEFTHPGVFFPGIAGAICLVLGLTALQVLPINYSGLALILLGVAMLVAELFLPSFGVVGVGGLIAFVIGSLLLFDTADSDLAVDRGIIAAAAATLGSFTLWVGYLVVHSQRRKPSLGQEGMIGEVGEVRQRLAPAGKVFVHGEYWNAVAEAADDPLDVGAQVQVVAIEGLKIVVRALRPALSGREGGKR; encoded by the coding sequence AAATCCATACGCGGGTCTTGGCGCGGGTCGCTCTGCTGCTGGTTCTGCTGAGTGCGACGGCGGGCGCGGCGGAGCACCACGTCAACCTGATCGAGATCGACGCCGGGATCAATCCGGCCACGGCGGACTTCATCCGCGAGGCCATCGACGAAGCGCACCGCGACGGGGCGCAGGCGCTCATCATTCAGCTCGACACGCCCGGTGGTTTGCTCGATTCGAGCAAAGCGATCGTCAAGGATCTCCTCGGCTCGCCGGTACCGGTGATCGTCTACGTGGCGCCGAGCGGTGCTGGCGCGACCTCAGCCGGCGTCTTCGTCACCATGGCCGCCAACCTGGCCGCGATGGCGCCCGGTACGAACATCGGCGCGGCGCATCCAGTCGGCGGCCAGGGGGAAGACATTGCCGGCGACATGCGCGAGAAGGCGGAGAACTTCACCGCGTCGCTCAGCAAGTCGATCGCACAACAGCGCGGCCGCAATGTCGAGTGGGCCGAGAAGGCGGTGCGCGAAAGCGTCTCGATTACCGCCCAGGAGGCGCTCAAGCTCGGCGTGATCGATTTGGTGGCGATCGATATTCCCGATCTCCTGCGCCAAGCCGACGGCCGCGAAGTCGACGCCAACAACACGAAGCTGAAGCTGGCGCTGGCGGACGCGACCGTCGCGCGCAAACAGATGCGCCTGAAGCAGACGCTGCTCAACATCATCGCCAATCCCAACGTCGCCTACCTGCTGATGATGGCGGGGCTGCTCGGACTGTACGTCGAGTTTACGCATCCGGGTGTTTTCTTCCCGGGCATCGCCGGCGCGATTTGTCTCGTGCTCGGGTTGACGGCGTTGCAGGTGCTGCCGATCAACTATAGCGGCTTGGCGTTGATCCTACTCGGTGTGGCGATGCTGGTCGCGGAATTGTTTCTGCCCAGCTTCGGAGTGGTGGGCGTTGGCGGGCTCATCGCATTCGTGATCGGGTCGCTGTTGCTGTTCGACACCGCCGACTCGGACCTCGCGGTCGATCGCGGTATCATCGCGGCCGCGGCGGCGACGCTCGGCAGCTTTACGCTCTGGGTGGGATACCTCGTGGTGCACTCGCAACGGCGCAAACCGTCGTTGGGGCAGGAGGGCATGATCGGCGAAGTCGGCGAAGTGCGACAGCGGCTGGCACCCGCGGGTAAAGTGTTCGTCCATGGCGAGTACTGGAATGCGGTAGCCGAAGCCGCCGATGACCCGCTCGATGTCGGCGCGCAGGTGCAAGTGGTGGCGATTGAGGGGCTGAAGATCGTTGTGCGTGCGCTGCGACCAGCTCTCAGCGGGCGTGAAGGAGGCAAGAGATGA